The Arctopsyche grandis isolate Sample6627 chromosome 7, ASM5162203v2, whole genome shotgun sequence genome includes a window with the following:
- the LOC143914601 gene encoding uncharacterized protein LOC143914601: MKVFLVGFLLIAIFQSSYSSCVEDDSSSESESSEEVYEVEGSHYVPEAPHHAPQPLEKACSCSKPSCKTPCNCAHPVAPVIPPVSSPPRCQSCAAPPPPPPPPPSSCQNSQSAAPVESHNSEDAHRSSPPSCKSCGASSPPPSPHSSHQNSRLTSSCQSCGSSSPPSSPHASHQNSRPTSSCQSCGSSSPPSSPHASHQNSRPTSSCQSCGSSSSAPSSSCKSCSSSQPSYPGSGSRQNSVDRVPASPSCSSCASSHLPALPPPPPPPPPPPPPPPPSCSSSPSYRSYGSYNLPPTLRNYAPSQVQYKNHVASSPGRKSCGASPSPHSYYPLVSPSQEPSYEVPYSPPQASSCDRWAQRYKSN; this comes from the exons ATGAAGGTATTTTTGGTTGGATTTTTGCTGATAGCAATATTTCAG agcTCTTACTCTTCCTGCGTGGAAGATGATAGCAGTTCTGAATCTGAGAGTTCAGAAGAAGTTTACGAGGTTGAAGGCAGTCATTATGTGCCCGAAGCACCTCATCATGCCCCACAGCCATTAGAGAAAGCATGCTCCTGTTCAAAACCATCTTGTAAAACGCCATGTAACTGTGCACATCCAGTGGCACCAGTAATCCCGCCAGTTTCATCACCTCCTAGGTGCCAGAGTTGTGCTGCACCACCACCTCCTCCTCCACCACCACCTTCATCCTGTCAAAACTCGCAATCAGCTGCTCCAGTAGAATCACACAACAGCGAAGACGCACATCGTTCATCACCTCCGTCTTGCAAAAGCTGTGGTGCATCTTCACCACCTCCTTCCCCACATTCATCCCATCAAAACTCTCGACTCACATCATCTTGTCAAAGCTGTGGATCATCATCACCACCTTCTTCCCCACATGCATCCCATCAAAACTCTCGACCCACATCATCTTGTCAAAGCTGTGGATCATCATCGCCACCTTCTTCCCCACATGCATCCCATCAAAACTCTCGACCCACATCATCTTGTCAAAGCTGTGGATCATCATCATCTGCCCCATCATCATCGTGCAAAAGCTGTTCTTCATCCCAACCATCTTATCCCGGTTCCGGTTCCCGACAAAATTCAGTAGATCGAGTTCCAGCATCACCTTCATGTAGTAGCTGTGCATCATCACATCTGCCAGCACTTcctccaccaccacctccaccccctcctccaccaccaccacccccaCCAAGTTGTTCTTCATCACCATCATACCGAAGCTACGGTTCATATAATTTACCACCGACCCTAAGAAACTATGCTCCATCACAAGTGCAGTATAAAAACCATGTTGCATCATCACCCGGACGCAAAAGTTGTGGCGCATCACCTTCACCTCATAGCTATTATCCATTAGTATCACCGAGCCAAGAGCCAAGCTACGAAGTCCCATACTCACCACCACAGGCTTCGTCCTGCGATCGTTGGGCCCAACGTtataaatctaattaa
- the LOC143914599 gene encoding SUN domain-containing ossification factor isoform X1, giving the protein MRRIKWRTPRLRPPRPLLPLFTLIAIFCYTLNSVHLPSVTAENSPEDQSNQTAAERDDTFEPFPNNETVNAQVERIDEDQVDSKPPDVKSDPVAVTQEFVFAEALSQNSGISNGIVDSAPPVLVTLVDTVAAELANAARNVDAVDSARISPNFSDTSSEYNHVALKLSVDDAKNDSKDVPQDIPEKEQVENATQKDSEDNSVGTLSHTEESSSNISTEFVVENRTEVEPSVKIEVKEPESQEKQEEIPSFSEWAQKQLEEAEKNKEVVVNDSLHSNQNTVTSSNNFNVRSKNYASPDCGAKIVAANPEAGSSSFILSPSRDEYMLNTCNSRIWFIVELCEAIQAKKVELANFELFSSTPKNFSVSVSDRFPTREWAGVGQFVAKDERDIQTFNLYPHLFGKFIKVELHSHYGSEHYCPISLFRVYGTSEFEVFETENLPLHTQQTADEDEDDDVLEVITDPEKGSDASRNLFGSARDAVMSIMKKAAEVLVKGSNSNRSSTHLEINTAESKRCQTPSHIIVCDNCSNTVFSDVYELMSCHNNFLKTFVESPFIYDTLCNTDICQHFGLDFKSKKTSPHKTEFASYISAFLMPSYVAALCNMLAIVEKKVVLNTSYETDLNVTSNLTIDKKTHTISNEGVLNELIQGPFTCNDDDEYCKDEISDDFKPNLKTDANPILSDAASGSLSDIKPTKTLQKDNDATEPSVITVPAENNLNLSQNERTVENSYENSESKNAPNEISLKSSEQSNDNNSIDTDTPTMNNLTVEKDKIETISGTDTNNVNEPSNVSDSIVEESNSNQEQLSLDHLINELEQGTNDLSTPAPPPNTLSSLPQGQKESVFLRLSNRIKALEKNMSLSGQYLEELSRRYKKQVEEMQKTFEKTLLTVNEESKRSEERDHKNTEELLVLQQQIAHLSNSVAILLSERESWLGNVSLLKVFIFQIIITIIIIYLFRRSRRRNNSSVGLVNENHRSSIDKTRRKSDEILMLRSLNTKRRPSEEALNITCLNFNDSSNGSHKSEKRKKKKKTSAVQRSLSIATPAGNEFSNMQAKSSDDREWMRSDFNKSAIETPIALEEAEFIIPEVDPIDFSKIGEIQKPKFADLTPKKEFPKTNGSIFGLKTPINNKKPVKIRRLSSPAFLKSALGRQSSRSDDFTVERDVSSLSENAYIPKSVNVAREVRSEERDIRTDLQSSSLHEWSSAGELSQASSSATTNSSTKNKKSKKQSFKNMLKKVF; this is encoded by the exons AATCGTAGACTCTGCACCGCCAGTCTTAGTAACGTTAGTGGATACGGTTGCTGCTGAGTTGGCAAATGCTGCACGAAATGTAGATGCCGTCGACTCTGCGAGAATATCTCCAAATTTTTCAGACACAAGCTCTGAGTACAATCATGTCGCACTCAAACTATCCGTCGACGATGCGAAAAATGACTCTAAAGACGTACCACAAGACATTCCGGAAAAAGAACAAGTTGAAAACGCGACTCAAAAAGATTCAGAAGACAACTCGGTGGGCACGTTGAGTCATACTGAAGAAAGCTCTTCGAACATTTCCACAGAATTCGTAGTGGAAAATAGGACAGAAGTGGAGCCGTCTGTTAAAATAGAGGTGAAGGAGCCCGAATCTCAAGAAAAGCAGGAAGAAATACCGTCGTTTTCAGAATGGGCTCAAAAACAATTGGAAGAGGCTGAAAAAAACAAAGAAGTTGTTGTGAACGATTCGCTGCATTCAAACCAAAATACTGTCACCTCGTCGAATAATTTTAATGTCAGATCGAAAAATTATGCATCACCAGATTGCGGTGCCAAAATCGTTGCTGCAAATCCCGAAGCGGGCTCATCCAGTTTTATATTATCGCCTAGTCGGGACGAATACATGTTAAATACGTGCAACAGTCGTATTTGGTTTATAGTTGAACTTTGCGAAGCAATACAAGCGAAGAAAGTGGAACTAgccaattttgaattattttcatcCACTCCAAAAAACTTTTCCGTATCAGTAAGTGATAGATTTCCTACTCGAGAGTGGGCCGGAGTTGGTCAATTTGTTGCAAAAGACGAAAGAGATATTCAGACATTCAATCTGTACCCTCATTTGTTCGGAAAGTTTATCAAAGTCGAACTGCATTCTCACTATGGATCAGAGCACTATTGTCCTATTTCTTTATTTCGAGTATATGGCACATCTGAATTCGAAGTTTTCGAAACTGAAAATCTACCTCTTCACACCCAACAAACTGCAGATGAAGATGAAGACGACGATGTGCTTGAAGTTATAACTGATCCTGAAAAGGGTAGTGATGCGTCTAGGAATTTATTTGGGTCTGCTAGAGATGCTGTTATGTCGATCATGAAAAAGGCTGCTGAAGTTTTGGTCAAAGGGAGCAATTCCAACCGTTCATCTACTCATCTTGAAATCAACACAGCCGAATCTAAACGCTGCCAAACGCCAAGTCACATCATTGTTTGTGACAACTGTAGTAATACTGTATTCTCGGACGTTTATGAGCTGATGAGTTGTCACAATAACTTTCTGAAGACATTCGTTGAATCTCCATTTATCTATGATACTTTATGCAACACCGATATTTGCCAGCACTTTGGCTTAGATTTTAAGAGTAAAAAGACTTCACCTCATAAGACTGAGTTTGCTAGTTATATATCTGCATTTTTGATGCCGAGCTATGTGGCTGCTTTGTGTAACATGCTTGCGATCGTCGAGAAGAAGGTTGTCCTCAATACAAGCTATGAAACAGATTTGAATGTCACGTCGAATTTGACTATCGATAAGAAGACACATACCATATCCAATGAGGGGGTATTAAATGAACTTATACAAGGTCCGTTCACTTGTAACGATGATGATGAATATTGTAAAGATGAAATCAGCGATGACTTCAAACCGAATTTAAAAACTGACGCTAATCCTATACTTTCTGATGCAGCTAGTGGTTCACTTTCAGATATAAAACCGACAAAAACGCTACAGAAAGACAATGATGCAACTGAACCCAGTGTTATAACGGTACCTGCCGAAAACAATTTAAACCTTTCCCAAAATGAAAGGACAGTTGAGAACAGTTATGAAAATAGTGAATCAAAAAATGCGCCAAATGAAATATCACTTAAAAGTTCTGAACAAAGCAATGACAACAACTCTATTGACACTGATACTCCTACTATGAATAATCTTACTGTTgaaaaagataaaattgaaactatAAGTGGAACCGATACAAATAATGTCAACGAACCATCTAATGTGTCCGATAGTATCGTAGAAGAAAGTAATTCTAACCAAGAACAGTTATCTTTGGATcatttaataaatgaattagAGCAAGGAACTAATGATCTTTCCACACCAGCTCCACCTCCAAATACACTGTCTTCATTGCCACAAGGACAAAAAGAATCGGTATTCCTTAGACTCTCCAATAGGATtaag GCATTGGAGAAAAATATGTCACTCTCTGGACAATATTTGGAAGAGTTGAGCCGTCGTTATAAAAAGCAGGTTGAAGAAATGCAAAAAACCTTTGAAAAAACTCTGCTAACTGTTAACGAAGAAAGTAAACGTTCAGAAGAAAGGGATCATAAAAATACAGAAGAATTGCTTGTTCTCCAGCAACAAATCGCTCATCTTTCTAATTCTGTCGCAATTTTACTTTCCGAAAGGGAAAGTTGGTTAGGAAATgtatcactattgaaagtgttcatttttcaaattattattacaattattataatctaCTTATTTAGAAGAAGTCGCCGTAGGAACAATTCTTCGGTTGGTTTAGTTAATGAGAATCATAGAAGTTCAATAGATAAAACTAGGAGAAAAtctgatgaaattttaatgttaCGATCATTGAACACCAAAAGACGTCCATCAGAAGAGGCATTGAATATAACGTGTCTAAATTTCAATGATAGCAGTAACGGTTCTCATAAATCTgagaaaagaaaaaagaaaaagaagacTTCAGCTGTTCAAAGGAGTTTATCGATTGCAACTCCTGCGGGAAATGAATTTTCTAATATGCAAGCAAAGTCATCCGATGACAGAGAATGGATGAGATCTGATTTCAATAAGAGTGCAATTGAAACACCTATTGCCCTTGAAGAGGCGGAATTTATAATTCCAGAAGTTGATCCTATAGACTTCAGTAAAATAGGTGAAATTCAGAAACCTAAGTTTGCCGATTTAACGCCAAAAAAAGAATTTCCTAAAACCAATGGATCGATTTTTGGATTGAAGACtccaataaataacaaaaaacctGTGAAAATCAGAAGATTGAGTTCTCCAGCATTTTTGAAATCGGCTCTTGGAAGGCAGAGCTCGCGAAGTGATGACTTTACAGTAGAAAGAGATGTGTCTTCTTTGTCTGAAAATGCTTACATTCCGAAAAGTGTTAATGTTGCGAGAGAAGTTCGGTCGGAGGAACGAGATATAAGGACTGATTTACAATCTTCAAGTTTGCACGAGTGGTCAAGCGCTGGAGAATTGTCACAAGCAAGCAGTTCGGCGACAACAAATTCTAGTACGAAGAATAAAAAGTCGAAAAAACAATCTTTTAAGAATAtgttgaaaaaagttttttaa
- the LOC143914599 gene encoding SUN domain-containing ossification factor isoform X2 produces the protein MLGRLFQILLCFLLTMQPPSKSLSTDLYYRIVDSAPPVLVTLVDTVAAELANAARNVDAVDSARISPNFSDTSSEYNHVALKLSVDDAKNDSKDVPQDIPEKEQVENATQKDSEDNSVGTLSHTEESSSNISTEFVVENRTEVEPSVKIEVKEPESQEKQEEIPSFSEWAQKQLEEAEKNKEVVVNDSLHSNQNTVTSSNNFNVRSKNYASPDCGAKIVAANPEAGSSSFILSPSRDEYMLNTCNSRIWFIVELCEAIQAKKVELANFELFSSTPKNFSVSVSDRFPTREWAGVGQFVAKDERDIQTFNLYPHLFGKFIKVELHSHYGSEHYCPISLFRVYGTSEFEVFETENLPLHTQQTADEDEDDDVLEVITDPEKGSDASRNLFGSARDAVMSIMKKAAEVLVKGSNSNRSSTHLEINTAESKRCQTPSHIIVCDNCSNTVFSDVYELMSCHNNFLKTFVESPFIYDTLCNTDICQHFGLDFKSKKTSPHKTEFASYISAFLMPSYVAALCNMLAIVEKKVVLNTSYETDLNVTSNLTIDKKTHTISNEGVLNELIQGPFTCNDDDEYCKDEISDDFKPNLKTDANPILSDAASGSLSDIKPTKTLQKDNDATEPSVITVPAENNLNLSQNERTVENSYENSESKNAPNEISLKSSEQSNDNNSIDTDTPTMNNLTVEKDKIETISGTDTNNVNEPSNVSDSIVEESNSNQEQLSLDHLINELEQGTNDLSTPAPPPNTLSSLPQGQKESVFLRLSNRIKALEKNMSLSGQYLEELSRRYKKQVEEMQKTFEKTLLTVNEESKRSEERDHKNTEELLVLQQQIAHLSNSVAILLSERESWLGNVSLLKVFIFQIIITIIIIYLFRRSRRRNNSSVGLVNENHRSSIDKTRRKSDEILMLRSLNTKRRPSEEALNITCLNFNDSSNGSHKSEKRKKKKKTSAVQRSLSIATPAGNEFSNMQAKSSDDREWMRSDFNKSAIETPIALEEAEFIIPEVDPIDFSKIGEIQKPKFADLTPKKEFPKTNGSIFGLKTPINNKKPVKIRRLSSPAFLKSALGRQSSRSDDFTVERDVSSLSENAYIPKSVNVAREVRSEERDIRTDLQSSSLHEWSSAGELSQASSSATTNSSTKNKKSKKQSFKNMLKKVF, from the exons ATGTTGGGAAGGctttttcaaatattgttgTGCTTTTTGCTTACGATGCAACCGCCGTCGAAAAGTCTTTCGACCGACTTGTACTATAG AATCGTAGACTCTGCACCGCCAGTCTTAGTAACGTTAGTGGATACGGTTGCTGCTGAGTTGGCAAATGCTGCACGAAATGTAGATGCCGTCGACTCTGCGAGAATATCTCCAAATTTTTCAGACACAAGCTCTGAGTACAATCATGTCGCACTCAAACTATCCGTCGACGATGCGAAAAATGACTCTAAAGACGTACCACAAGACATTCCGGAAAAAGAACAAGTTGAAAACGCGACTCAAAAAGATTCAGAAGACAACTCGGTGGGCACGTTGAGTCATACTGAAGAAAGCTCTTCGAACATTTCCACAGAATTCGTAGTGGAAAATAGGACAGAAGTGGAGCCGTCTGTTAAAATAGAGGTGAAGGAGCCCGAATCTCAAGAAAAGCAGGAAGAAATACCGTCGTTTTCAGAATGGGCTCAAAAACAATTGGAAGAGGCTGAAAAAAACAAAGAAGTTGTTGTGAACGATTCGCTGCATTCAAACCAAAATACTGTCACCTCGTCGAATAATTTTAATGTCAGATCGAAAAATTATGCATCACCAGATTGCGGTGCCAAAATCGTTGCTGCAAATCCCGAAGCGGGCTCATCCAGTTTTATATTATCGCCTAGTCGGGACGAATACATGTTAAATACGTGCAACAGTCGTATTTGGTTTATAGTTGAACTTTGCGAAGCAATACAAGCGAAGAAAGTGGAACTAgccaattttgaattattttcatcCACTCCAAAAAACTTTTCCGTATCAGTAAGTGATAGATTTCCTACTCGAGAGTGGGCCGGAGTTGGTCAATTTGTTGCAAAAGACGAAAGAGATATTCAGACATTCAATCTGTACCCTCATTTGTTCGGAAAGTTTATCAAAGTCGAACTGCATTCTCACTATGGATCAGAGCACTATTGTCCTATTTCTTTATTTCGAGTATATGGCACATCTGAATTCGAAGTTTTCGAAACTGAAAATCTACCTCTTCACACCCAACAAACTGCAGATGAAGATGAAGACGACGATGTGCTTGAAGTTATAACTGATCCTGAAAAGGGTAGTGATGCGTCTAGGAATTTATTTGGGTCTGCTAGAGATGCTGTTATGTCGATCATGAAAAAGGCTGCTGAAGTTTTGGTCAAAGGGAGCAATTCCAACCGTTCATCTACTCATCTTGAAATCAACACAGCCGAATCTAAACGCTGCCAAACGCCAAGTCACATCATTGTTTGTGACAACTGTAGTAATACTGTATTCTCGGACGTTTATGAGCTGATGAGTTGTCACAATAACTTTCTGAAGACATTCGTTGAATCTCCATTTATCTATGATACTTTATGCAACACCGATATTTGCCAGCACTTTGGCTTAGATTTTAAGAGTAAAAAGACTTCACCTCATAAGACTGAGTTTGCTAGTTATATATCTGCATTTTTGATGCCGAGCTATGTGGCTGCTTTGTGTAACATGCTTGCGATCGTCGAGAAGAAGGTTGTCCTCAATACAAGCTATGAAACAGATTTGAATGTCACGTCGAATTTGACTATCGATAAGAAGACACATACCATATCCAATGAGGGGGTATTAAATGAACTTATACAAGGTCCGTTCACTTGTAACGATGATGATGAATATTGTAAAGATGAAATCAGCGATGACTTCAAACCGAATTTAAAAACTGACGCTAATCCTATACTTTCTGATGCAGCTAGTGGTTCACTTTCAGATATAAAACCGACAAAAACGCTACAGAAAGACAATGATGCAACTGAACCCAGTGTTATAACGGTACCTGCCGAAAACAATTTAAACCTTTCCCAAAATGAAAGGACAGTTGAGAACAGTTATGAAAATAGTGAATCAAAAAATGCGCCAAATGAAATATCACTTAAAAGTTCTGAACAAAGCAATGACAACAACTCTATTGACACTGATACTCCTACTATGAATAATCTTACTGTTgaaaaagataaaattgaaactatAAGTGGAACCGATACAAATAATGTCAACGAACCATCTAATGTGTCCGATAGTATCGTAGAAGAAAGTAATTCTAACCAAGAACAGTTATCTTTGGATcatttaataaatgaattagAGCAAGGAACTAATGATCTTTCCACACCAGCTCCACCTCCAAATACACTGTCTTCATTGCCACAAGGACAAAAAGAATCGGTATTCCTTAGACTCTCCAATAGGATtaag GCATTGGAGAAAAATATGTCACTCTCTGGACAATATTTGGAAGAGTTGAGCCGTCGTTATAAAAAGCAGGTTGAAGAAATGCAAAAAACCTTTGAAAAAACTCTGCTAACTGTTAACGAAGAAAGTAAACGTTCAGAAGAAAGGGATCATAAAAATACAGAAGAATTGCTTGTTCTCCAGCAACAAATCGCTCATCTTTCTAATTCTGTCGCAATTTTACTTTCCGAAAGGGAAAGTTGGTTAGGAAATgtatcactattgaaagtgttcatttttcaaattattattacaattattataatctaCTTATTTAGAAGAAGTCGCCGTAGGAACAATTCTTCGGTTGGTTTAGTTAATGAGAATCATAGAAGTTCAATAGATAAAACTAGGAGAAAAtctgatgaaattttaatgttaCGATCATTGAACACCAAAAGACGTCCATCAGAAGAGGCATTGAATATAACGTGTCTAAATTTCAATGATAGCAGTAACGGTTCTCATAAATCTgagaaaagaaaaaagaaaaagaagacTTCAGCTGTTCAAAGGAGTTTATCGATTGCAACTCCTGCGGGAAATGAATTTTCTAATATGCAAGCAAAGTCATCCGATGACAGAGAATGGATGAGATCTGATTTCAATAAGAGTGCAATTGAAACACCTATTGCCCTTGAAGAGGCGGAATTTATAATTCCAGAAGTTGATCCTATAGACTTCAGTAAAATAGGTGAAATTCAGAAACCTAAGTTTGCCGATTTAACGCCAAAAAAAGAATTTCCTAAAACCAATGGATCGATTTTTGGATTGAAGACtccaataaataacaaaaaacctGTGAAAATCAGAAGATTGAGTTCTCCAGCATTTTTGAAATCGGCTCTTGGAAGGCAGAGCTCGCGAAGTGATGACTTTACAGTAGAAAGAGATGTGTCTTCTTTGTCTGAAAATGCTTACATTCCGAAAAGTGTTAATGTTGCGAGAGAAGTTCGGTCGGAGGAACGAGATATAAGGACTGATTTACAATCTTCAAGTTTGCACGAGTGGTCAAGCGCTGGAGAATTGTCACAAGCAAGCAGTTCGGCGACAACAAATTCTAGTACGAAGAATAAAAAGTCGAAAAAACAATCTTTTAAGAATAtgttgaaaaaagttttttaa